TAGAAAACCTCCATTAATCCTTCAAAAGAGTGTCGACAATTATTCGTGTTTAGACAAGTCTGACTAGGTAAGAATAATAAGGAGAAATTATGAAAGCAATTTGGAAATTACAAGATGCCAAAGCACAATTCAGTAAGGTTGTAGAAGATGCGTTGAAGATAGGTCCTCAGTATGTAACACGTCGAGGAGCAAAGGCGGTTGTTGTCCTTTCAGCTAAGAATTATGAGGCTTTAGTTTCTATACACGGCGTCTAAAATAATGCCGTATGTTGTCGCAGACTCCTCTCAGAAAGGCTTGTTTATAAGGGTTGAACCGTTCTCTAGGGTTCAAATGATGCGGCATTA
Above is a genomic segment from Deltaproteobacteria bacterium containing:
- a CDS encoding type II toxin-antitoxin system Phd/YefM family antitoxin — translated: MKAIWKLQDAKAQFSKVVEDALKIGPQYVTRRGAKAVVVLSAKNYEALVSIHGV